A section of the Mesobacillus jeotgali genome encodes:
- a CDS encoding SDR family oxidoreductase codes for MGQLDGKVAFITGASSGIGRAAAIKLGREGAKIALLDIKEENARSVKESIENENGTAMILECDIAKPQEVEQSFKKVADAWGKVDIVFANAGINGVIAPIEDLAPEDWDETIHTNLKGTFLTVKYAIPYMKKDGGSVIITSSINGNRIYKNFGMSAYSTSKIGQTGFGKMAALELAQFKIRVNIICPGAIETNIGKNTFPQEEDLEKIKIPVEYPEGNQPLEEHAGKPEQVADLVYFLASDLSSHITGTEVYIDGAESLL; via the coding sequence ATGGGACAATTAGACGGTAAAGTTGCTTTTATAACTGGTGCAAGCTCTGGCATCGGCAGAGCAGCCGCAATAAAATTAGGCCGCGAAGGTGCAAAGATTGCTTTACTAGATATTAAGGAAGAAAATGCCAGGAGTGTAAAGGAGTCGATTGAAAACGAGAATGGAACAGCCATGATCCTTGAGTGTGACATTGCAAAACCACAAGAAGTGGAACAGAGCTTTAAAAAGGTTGCCGATGCCTGGGGGAAAGTAGACATTGTATTTGCCAATGCTGGAATTAATGGCGTTATTGCTCCTATTGAAGATCTGGCTCCGGAGGATTGGGATGAAACGATCCATACCAACCTCAAGGGAACCTTTCTCACCGTTAAATATGCCATCCCCTATATGAAGAAGGATGGCGGCAGCGTCATCATAACAAGCTCGATTAATGGGAACAGAATCTACAAAAATTTTGGGATGTCTGCATATAGTACCTCAAAAATAGGCCAAACCGGCTTTGGAAAAATGGCAGCGCTGGAGCTGGCACAATTTAAAATCAGAGTCAATATCATTTGCCCGGGAGCCATCGAAACCAATATCGGCAAAAACACCTTTCCTCAGGAAGAAGACCTGGAGAAAATCAAAATCCCGGTTGAATACCCTGAGGGCAACCAGCCCCTGGAGGAGCATGCAGGAAAACCCGAACAAGTTGCTGATCTCGTTTACTTCCTCGCTTCAGATTTGTCTTCCCACATAACAGGGACAGAAGTGTACATCGATGGCGCTGAATCACTGCTATAG
- a CDS encoding uridine kinase family protein, giving the protein MKNLLHNLVKHINSQDQKVIIGISGHGASGKTTFAENLLKLLGDSKVNYINTDPYIIGSNIRKYTMIDYQYRGELHRDKMTACHPAAHHTTALERDIKMLRDGLNFYSIDTSYSRSRLMTSKEINIVEGMSVAFTDPSIYNLKIYLYTDGETEFLRRSIRDVTERGTEIEYLRQSHEERRIQYELFMHPYHRNFDIIIKNSNDTFIIEEQNIY; this is encoded by the coding sequence ATGAAAAATCTGTTACATAATCTTGTAAAACATATAAATAGTCAGGATCAAAAAGTCATCATCGGCATTTCGGGTCATGGTGCATCTGGAAAGACCACTTTTGCTGAAAACCTATTGAAGCTGCTGGGTGATAGTAAGGTGAATTATATCAATACTGATCCTTATATCATTGGGTCAAATATCCGGAAGTACACGATGATCGACTATCAATATCGTGGAGAATTACACCGGGATAAAATGACAGCATGCCATCCTGCAGCGCATCATACAACCGCACTCGAGCGAGATATAAAAATGCTTAGAGATGGCCTCAATTTTTATAGTATTGATACATCATACAGCAGGAGCAGGTTAATGACTTCAAAAGAGATCAATATAGTAGAAGGCATGAGTGTAGCTTTTACTGACCCTTCAATTTATAACTTGAAAATCTACTTATATACAGATGGAGAAACTGAATTCTTGCGGAGAAGCATTCGTGATGTTACTGAGAGAGGAACAGAAATTGAGTATCTAAGGCAAAGCCATGAAGAGCGCAGAATTCAATATGAATTATTTATGCATCCATATCATCGGAATTTTGATATCATAATAAAAAATTCTAATGATACGTTTATCATTGAAGAACAGAATATCTATTAA